The Micromonas commoda chromosome 16, complete sequence genome has a window encoding:
- a CDS encoding predicted protein: MESRGFIKMLRDCNVLNKRFNDAAADIIFTKVKDRGERFIDIHDFALALHFVAEEKGTTYETLVAQICERVATHAPDAHGTKAAFTRLHDDKDTYTGAY, translated from the exons ATGGAGAGCCGCGGGTTCATCAAGATGCTCCGCGACTGTAACGTGTTGAACAAGCGGttcaacgacgccgccgcggatatAATCTTCACAAAGGTCaaggaccgcggcgagcgcttCATCGACATTCACGATTTCGCCCTGGCGCTGCACTTcgtggcggaggagaagggaACGACGTACGAGACGCTCGTGGCGCAGATTTGCGAG CGAGTCGCCACGCacgccccggacgcgcaCGGCACCAAGGCGGCGTTCACCAGGCTGCACGACGACAAGGACACGTACACGGGCGCGTAc
- a CDS encoding predicted protein, translating into MSGDKATARSRELLAVEHNDAGASHPATLLLGGERGAPSPSPSPAKKNGGGANEHPANASARTKPDFSKLPPPPSALLAKLNAFMPEMRRANAELEEAMKTRPAGDFDIEHVSGSESDSDSDTDDALEDGTGLDPASDEYKVRAAIRGIEAQQRKDAKTRTKQRGGKQVIEMNVGLGVVDLATEQAVARARELAGDAVVGGDASSEDTRESGGRIRLPGQVDDAGRRAGIQELS; encoded by the coding sequence ATGAGCGGCGACAAGGCGACGGCCCGgagccgcgagctcctcgcggtcgagcacaacgacgcgggcgcgtctcACCCCGCGACCCTGTTACTCGGCGGAGAGAGGggcgccccgtccccgtcgccgtcgcccgcaaAGAAAAACGGGGGGGGGGCCAACGAACacccggcgaacgcgtcggcgaggaccaaGCCTGACTTCAGCAAGCTTCCCCCGCCACcctccgcgctcctcgccaagctcaaCGCGTTCATGCCCGAGATgcggcgcgcgaacgcggagctcgaggaggcgatgaAGACGCGCCCGGCTGGGGACTTCGACATCGAGCACGTCTCGGGCTCGGAatcggactcggactcggacacGGACGATGCTCTGGAGGACGGGACGGGGTTGGACCCGGCGTCGGACGAGTAcaaggtgcgcgcggcgatccgcGGCATCGAGGCGCAACAGCGGAAGGACGCGAAGACGCGCACGAAGCAGCGAGGCGGCAAGCAGGTGATCGAGATGAACGTCGGTCTCGGCGTGGTGGACCTCGCGACGGAgcaggcggtggcgcgcgccagggagttggcgggcgacgccgtcgtggggggcgacgcgtcctcggAAGACACGCGggagagcggcgggcggaTCAGGCTTCCGGGGCAGGTCGACGATGCCGGGCGCAGGGCGGGGATCCAGGAGCTGAGCtag
- a CDS encoding glycosyltransferase family 57 protein (candidate Dol-P-sugar: a-glycosyltransferase), with product MAPAMYAQIAAPSPEGFLWCMACVSMSFFLFSFQVHEKSALLPALPVSMLCLRATGLATLAPVLVCVSMWPLLRRDGLGVAYVGCVVMFVALFGDGTAPERRKPPPPPSPKRRWLPGWIPSPGKRRTTPGGDGGNDDARDGNGGGGGARRHEWAGAGPTERRGWIVAGRALAAVAVASHAWEAIGPPPPPSLPHLHALAFTELGFVGFLGVYAYCYVRLWACARDVGAGKLKAN from the coding sequence ATGGCCCCGGCGATGTACGCGCAGATCGCAGCCCCGAGCCCCGAGGGGTTCCTGTGGTGCATGGCGTGCGTCTCGATGTCCTTCTTCCTCTTCTCGTTTCAGGTGCACGAGAAATCCGCGCTGCTCCCGGCGCTGCCCGTCTCGATGCTGTGCctgagggcgacggggctggcgacgctcgcgcccgtgctCGTCTGCGTCAGCATGTGGCCGCTGCTGCGAAGGGACGGCCTCGGGGTGGCGTACGTCGGGTGCGTGGTCATGTTCGTCGCCCTGTTCGGCGACGGAACCGCGCCCGAACGGCGCAagccccccccgccgcccagccCGAAGAGGCGTTGGCTCCCGGGATGGATACCGTCCCCGGGGaagcgacggacgacgccggggggcgacggggggaacgacgacgcgagggacggaaacggcggcggcggcggcgcacgacgTCACGAgtgggcgggcgcgggaccgACGGAGCGGAGGGGGTGGATCGTCGCCGGtcgagcgctcgcggcggttgccgtcgcgagccacgcgtgggaggcgatcggtccgccgccgccgccgtcgctgccgcacctgcacgcgctcgcgttcacCGAGCTCGGGTTTGTGGGGTTCCTCGGGGTGTACGCGTACTGCTACGTCAGGCTgtgggcgtgcgcgcgcgacgtcggggcgGGGAAGCTGAAGGCAAACTGA
- a CDS encoding predicted protein, producing MSSACLAPVARPPVARAFAHGRRRGAGSAAGRGARRFEGRRSRLLGNDDDVVVVARASSTSASASPFERLESLLSSAAEATAPSDARGWRELEGTWILAPPDGAAPEAVVHFCGGAFVGASPQITYGLFLERLCARARVTIVATPFAIGFEHLRIADDAQLAFERALAALAAEDPASYADAPTFGVGHSMGSLLHAIIGARYRLDGPGRRAGNALMSFNNKPATDAVPLFAEVLAPGLRLLSPAITAVTTNPASLASRSAAEFVFRSPSSPFYASAGVVRELLPVLDQIEPVFMEVANGASEFVPTPGATRELMAHHYRVPRTLLVRFEDDSIDETGDAEAAMRVAQERIRATDGDDADGDENPPRSDSNVRVVNLPGDHVRPLRPEPPAVAADVAASFVDAGDAVSSIADAFGIMEDASDAVANPLGFLRAGFEQAKAEVGRRVGANGNGDQKGEVGEGRTDAWVEADALAGEIAAWMCLGGCDGAETESAVAGGGVADTPEARAAEAQAWIDAWRAAPTRHRKDYHHRSVDDDTAAAQPGTFSRTVPTTTMIYDVNSTLFRSFLRVSAAHGTGKEGKARAGPGEKKSDNKPVMNDM from the exons ATGTCCAGCGCGTgtctcgcgcccgtcgcgcgtccccccgtcgcgcgcgcgttcgcgcacgggcgccgtcgaggcgccggATCAGCCGCCGggaggggcgcgcgacgcttcgAGGGTCGAAGATCTCGGCTTCTCGGgaacgacgatgacgtcgtcgtcgtcgcccgggcgtcgtccacctcggcgtcggcgtcgccgttcgaGCGCCTGGAATCcctcctctcctccgcggcggaggcgaccgcgccgtccgacgcgcgcggctggcgcgagctcgaggggaCGTGGAtcctcgccccgcccgacggcgccgcgcccgaggcggtgGTGCACTTCTGCGGGGGCGCCTTTGTCGGCGCCTCGCCGCAGATCACCTACGGGCTCTTCCTCGAGCGGCTCTGCGCCAGGGCGCGCGTCACCATCGTCGCGACCCCCTTCGCCATCGGGTTCGAGCACCTGcgcatcgcggacgacgcgcagctcgcgttcgaacgcgcgctcgccgcgctcgccgccgaggatccCGCTTcgtacgccgacgcgcccacgttcggcgtcggccacTCCATGGGATCGCTGCTGCACGCAATCATCGGCGCGAGGTATCGCCTGGACGGAcccggacggcgcgcgggtaaCGCACTCATGAGCTTCAACAACAAGCCCGCCACGGACGCCGTCCCGCTCTTCGCGGAGGTTCTCGCCCCGGGGTTGCGACTACTGTCCCCCGCCATCACAGCTGTGACGACCAACCCGGCGTCTCTGGCGTCgagatcggcggcggagtttgTCTTtcgatcgccgtcgtcgcccttctacgcgtccgccggcgtcgtccgcgagctgctgCCGGTGTTGGACCAGATCGAGCCGGTGTTCATGGAGGTTGCGAACGGGGCGAGCGAGTTCGTGCCCacgccgggggcgacgcgagagtTGATGGCGCATCACTACCGAGTCCCGCGAACGCTGCTCGTGCGGTTCGAGGACGATTCCATCGACGAGacgggggacgcggaggcggcgatgcgtGTCGCGCAGGAACGGATTCGTGCGACGGATggtgacgacgcggatgGAGACGAAAACCCCCCCCGCTCGGATTCGAACGTGCGGGTGGTGAACCTGCCGGGCGACCACGTCAGGCCCCTGCGTCCGGagccccccgccgtcgccgccgacgtcgccgcgtcgttcgtcgacgccggcgacgccgtctcgTCCATCGCTGACGCGTTCGGGATAATGGAGGACGCGTCCGATGCCGTCGCTAACCCGCTCGGGTtcctccgcgcggggttcgagcaggccaaggctgaggtcgggcggcgggttggCGCAAACGGGAACGGGGACCAAAAAGGCGAAGTTGGCGAGGGTCGAACGGACGCGTgggtcgaggcggacgcgttgGCTGGAGAAATCGCGGCGTGGATGTGCCTTGGCGGGTGCGACggggcggagacggagagcgcggtggcgggtgGTGGGGTCGCGGATACcccggaggcgcgggcggctgAGGCTCAGGCGTGGATCGACGCGTGGCGAGCCGCGCC CACCCGTCACCGAAAAGATTATCATCACCgatccgtcgacgacgacaccgccgcggcgcagccAGGCACTTTCTCGCGCACCgtaccgacgacgacgatgatctACGACGTCAACTCCACCCTCTTCCGTTCCTTCctccgcgtctccgccgcgcacggcaCCGGCAAGGAGGGCAAGGCCCGCGCCGGCCCCGGCGAGAAGAAGTCCGACAACAAGCCCGTCATGAACGACATGTaa
- a CDS encoding predicted protein: protein MDSLDAVLPRTGAGSEAESRAVDAPPPRPMGGTREERAARELAERDAASSKARLEAQRRRDTPEGVTDASWNPLWSPLSTVYNVPTVEPKAAYALAWCHVAAFTADLLSYKLAGGSGGDVFLRLALFDDAVVYDSQWLRVFTAGLVDFGLVHFALVNVGLALVGAEAEALLGTFPFLAVYALSAAFGGVASMAFDASKLHVTSSDGLMGVLGALLLYSALNVENEWNPSGFTTRLLKCGALAVGLQYVASVPTEAGAGHVVNAAGHLVGFVSGAALGYLGLSPTFTSEKFEPPDGRRKNLEDVTEVGAGGPKKAWVGVGGFSAAVVALCAVVVFKRVFDADPRDVF, encoded by the coding sequence ATGGACAGCCTGGACGCCGTGCTGCcgaggacgggcgcgggttcggagGCGGaatcgcgcgcggtcgacgccccgccgccgcggcccatGGGGGgcacgcgcgaggagcgcgccgctcgcgagctcgccgaacgcgacgccgcgtcctccaAGGCGCGTCTCGAGGCTCAGCGAAGGCGCGACACCCCCGAGGGCGTGACGGACGCATCGTGGAACCCGCTGTGGAGCCCGCTGTCGACGGTGTACAACGTGCCGACGGTCGAACCGaaggcggcgtacgcgctgGCGTGGtgccacgtcgccgcgttcaccgccgacCTGCTCTCGTAcaagctcgcgggcggcagcggcggcgacgtcttcctCCGACTCGCcctcttcgacgacgccgtcgtgtaCGATTCCCAGTGGCTACGCGTCTTCACCGCCGGCTTGGTCGACTTTGGCCTCGTCCACTTCGCCCTCGTCAACGTCGGactcgcgctcgtgggcgccgaggcggaggcgctgctGGGCACCTTTCCCTTCCTCGCGGTGTAcgcgttgagcgccgcgttcggcggcgtcgcgtccatggCGTTCGACGCGTCTAAACTCCACGTCACCTCGTCCGATGGTTTAATGGGCGTCTTGGGCGCGTTGTTACTGTACAGCGCTTTGAACGTGGAGAACGAGTGGAACCCGTCCGGGTTCACGACGAGGCTTTTAAAGTGCGGGGCTCTCGCGGTGGGGTTGCAGTACgtggcgtcggtgccgacggaggcgggcgcggggcacgTGGTCAACGCGGCGGGTCACCTCGTCGGTTTTgtgagcggcgccgcgctggggTACCTCGGGTTATCGCCCACGTTTACGAGCGAAAAGTTTGAGCCCCCGGACGGGCGCAGGAAGAACCTGGAGGACGTCACGGAGGTTGGAGCCGGCGGGCCGAAGAAGGCGTGGGTGGGTGTTGGCGGgttcagcgccgcggtggtggcgctgTGCGCGGTTGTGGTGTTCAAGCGAGTgttcgacgcggacccgAGGGACGTCTTTTAA
- a CDS encoding predicted protein gives MSDFSDDDFDAAPTPAPVADAAVVCPCAPSGDVATHIWRIDVPGATVHAQVIRMVDQLVVWVGAAPPGIAPTHGDVAMALPGRPGSSGVPPATTLLGGGAIGARSERAVKDSAGMVDGASEPMARRLARRTGMCVVCSVNVPLELADLALFAERQVVAKCGELGLFETT, from the coding sequence ATGTCCGActtctccgacgacgacttcgacgccgccccgacgcccgcgcccgtcgccgacgccgccgtcgtctgcccgtgcgcgccctcgggcgacgtcgcgacgcacatCTGGCGGatcgacgtccccggcgcgacggtccACGCGCAGGTCATCCGCATGGTGGATCAGCTCGTGGTCTGGGTgggagccgcgccgccgggcatCGCGCCAacgcacggcgacgtcgccatgGCGCTGCCCGGTCGTCCCGGGTCGTCCGGCGTgcctccggcgacgacgctgttgggcggcggcgcgatcggggcGCGATCGGAGCGCGCCGTCAAGGACAGCGCCGGGATGGTGGACGGCGCATCCGAGCCGATGGCGAGgaggctcgcgcgacgcacggggATGTGCGTGGTGTGCTCGGTGAACGTTCCGCTGGAGCTGGCGGACCTGGCGCTCTTTGCGGAGCGTCAGGTGGTGGCGAAGTGCGGGGAGCTCGGGCTGTTTGAAACTACGTAG
- a CDS encoding glycosyltransferase family 57 protein (Hits Pfam domain ALG6, ALG8 glycosyltransferase family), with protein sequence AVLIRALVSTHPHSGQGEPPMFGDYEAQRHWMEVTLNTPLSQWYVHTKVNDLQYWGLDYPPLTAFQSWICGVWMRAVEPGAVALTTSRGWETPVSKLAMRATVIASDLAFTLPATIAFVRAFYGEERGGNANRMTWATALILLAPAPILVDHGHFQYNNWSLGLTTYAVAAIVRGRNVLGSVLFTAALCHKQMSLYHAPAFFAHLLGVCLVRGRGDARKAIVEVAKLGAAVVLTVALHLAPFYVADGAGVTGVAAVLTRLAPFKRGLFEDYVANFWCATSPIVKWRTLLSIPNAAKLSAAVTACAMAPAMYAQIAAPSPEGFLWCMACVSMSFFLFSFQVHEKSALLPALPVSMLCLRATGLATLAPVLVCVSMWPLLRRDGLGVAYVGCVVLFVALF encoded by the coding sequence gccgtGTTGATacgcgcgctcgtctcgACGCATCCCCACAGCGGCCAGGGCGAGCCCCCGATGTTCGGGGACTACGAGGCGCAGAGGCACTGGATGGAGGTGACGTTGAACACTCCGCTGTCGCAGTGGTACGTGCACACGAAGGTTAACGACCTGCAGTACTGGGGGCTCGACTACCCGCCCCTCACCGCGTTCCAGTCGTGGATCTGCGGCGTCTGGATGCGAGCCGTGgagcccggcgccgtggcgctcACCACGAGCAGGGGGTGGGAGACGCCCGTGTCCAAGCTGGCGATGCGAGCGACCGTGATCGCGTCCGACCTCGCGTTCACGctcccggcgacgatcgccttCGTCCGGGCCTTCtacggcgaggaacgcggcggcaaCGCCAACAGGATGACCTGGGCCACCgcgctcatcctcctcgcccccgcccccatCCTCGTCGACCACGGACACTTCCAGTACAACAACTGGTCCCTCGGTCTCACCACctacgccgtcgccgccatcgtgcGCGGCCGAAACGTCCTGGGGTCCGTCCTGTTCACGGCGGCGCTGTGCCACAAGCAGATGTCGCTCTACCACGCTCCGGCGTTCTTCgcgcacctcctcggcgtttGCCTCgtacgcgggcgcggcgacgcgagaaAGGCGATCGTCGAGGTGGCCAaactcggcgccgcggtggttttaaccgtcgccctccacctcgcgccgtTCTACGtggcggacggcgcgggagtcaccggcgtcgccgcggtgctcacgAGGCTGGCGCCGTTTAAACGAGGTCTGTTTGAGGATTACGTCGCCAACTTTTGGTGCGCGACGTCTCCAATCGTCAAGTGGCGAACACTCTTGTCGATTCCAAACGCCGCCAagctctcggcggcggtcacggCCTGCGCGATGGCCCCGGCGATGTACGCGCAGATCGCAGCCCCGAGCCCCGAGGGGTTCCTGTGGTGCATGGCGTGCGTCTCGATGTCCTTCTTCCTCTTCTCGTTTCAGGTGCACGAGAAATCCGCGCTGCTCCCGGCGCTGCCCGTCTCGATGCTGTGCctgagggcgacggggctggcgacgctcgcgcccgtgctCGTCTGCGTCAGCATGTGGCCGCTGCTGCGAAGGGACGGCCTCGGGGTGGCGTACGTCGGGTGCGTGGTCCTGTTCGTCGCCCTGTTC
- a CDS encoding predicted protein gives MLPLSVTPTLAPDEADDTAICARKSLAGTSRREYRPETSPPAARDRRGRLRCDGPGTGWGSCGGRSSSSRFHSRWTRASLVVLALLALIVAPGTRFAAATGPESDLAPVRGLRRLAQTTNVGGVEYLQRAKLNATDGAEDDQFGKSVSIDGDTMVIGAYFDDDKGDISGSAYVFTRNTPGDLASGWTQVAKLTAADGAANDQFGRSVSIDGDTVVIGAYIDDDDGTSSGSAYVFTRVTAGDLASGWAQVAKLTAGDGAAGDWFGSSVSIDSDTVVIGAYGDDDDGSGSGSAYVFARDTTGDLASNWTQVAKLTLNVYAEFDYFGYSVSIDGDTVVIGAYRDDDKGTNSGSAYVFTRDTTGDLASNWTQVAKLTAVDDDAIYAHDHFGYSVSIDGDTVVIGAYQDDDKGSNSGSAYVFTRVTAGDLASRWTQVAKLTAGDDGAGEDNFGRSVSIDGDTVVIGAQYDDDKGPGSGSAYVFRRDTPGYLASGWAQVAKLTADDGAGGDNFGLSVSIDGDTIAIGAIGDDDKGSASGSAHVFSAYFFPCDASSPPANGAVGDCTSVLESGSTCQPTCDQGYAVSGPSVCDDGYFLPAVCNMFPQLAKLTADDGAADDRFGNSVSIDGDTMVIGAQHDDDKGDRSGSAYVFTRDTPSNWAKVAKLTAGDGAASDYFGNSVSINGDTMVIGAQYDDDKGDNSGSAYVFTRDKPGDLASGWTQVAKLTADDGAASDRFGRSVSIDGDTVVIGASHDRFGSATMGSAYVFTRNTAGNLASGWTQVNKLTASDRAKDDWFGSSVSIDGDTVVIGADGDDDDGSSSGSAYVFTRDTPGDLASRWTQVAKLTADDGANGDWFGGSVSIDGDTVVIGAHGDDDKGTDSGSAYVFRRITTGELTSGWTQVAKLTAVDDGAASDWFGGSVSIDGDTMVIGAIGDDDKGPGSGSAYVFRRITAGDTTSGWTQVDKLTAVNDGAADDWFGGSVSIDGDTMVIGAIGDDDKGFLSGSAYVFSKYVPPCDASSPPANGTVGDCTSELASGSTCQPTCDQGYAVSGPSVCENSVLSPAICIPFCNASTPPANGAVGNCTDQLLSGTACQPACDPGYFAPEPSVCDDGILTPAVCVRYCDASAPPANGGVGDCVEYLSSGTTCQPTCDEGYIVSGKTSCDAAGTLTAADCRELSCCEQTFAKFGFGVAYSYGDEL, from the coding sequence ATGTTGCCCTTGTCGGTCACGCCGACTTTGGCGcccgacgaagccgacgacACCGCGATTTGTGCGCGCAAATCGCTCGcgggaacctcgcggcgcgaatATCGACCCGAAACAtcgcctcccgcggctcGTGACCGCCGGGGTCGCCTCCGCTGCGATGGACCGGGAACGGGGTGGGGATCCTGCGGCGGTcggtcgtcttcgtcgcgatTCCattcgcgctggacgcgcgcgtcgctcgtcgtcctggcGCTCCTGGCGTtgatcgtcgcgccggggacgcgcttcgcggccgcgacaGGCCCGGAGTCCGATCTCGCGCCCGTCAGGGGCCTTCGTAGACTGGCGCAGACGACGAACGTTGGTGGTGTCGAGTACCTGCAACGCGCCAAGCTGAACGCGACCGACGGCGCTGAGGATGACCAGTTCGGCAAAAGcgtgtcgatcgacggcgacacgatggTGATCGGGGCTTATTTtgacgacgacaagggaGACATCAGCGGAtccgcgtacgtgttcacgcGCAACACACCCGGCGATCTCGCCTCCGGCTGGACGCAGGTtgccaagctgaccgcggCCGACGGCGCTGCGAATGACCAGTTCGGCCGGAGCGTGTCGATTGACGGCGACACGGTGGTGATCGGGGCTTAtattgacgacgacgatggaaCCAGCAGCGGgtcggcgtacgtgttcacgcgcgtcacggccggcgacctcgcctccgGCTGGGCGCAGGTtgccaagctgaccgcgggggacggcgcTGCGGGTGACTGGTTCGGCTCCAGCGTGTCGATTGACAGCGACACGGTGGTGATCGGGGCGtatggggacgacgacgatggatcCGGCAGCGGgtccgcgtacgtgttcgcgcgcgacacgaccggcgacctcgcctccAACTGGACGCAGGTTGCAAAACTGACCCTGAACGTATATGCTGAGTTTGACTACTTCGGCTACAGcgtgtcgatcgacggcgacacggtgGTGATCGGGGCGTATAGGGACGACGACAAAGGAACCAACAGCGGgtccgcgtacgtgttcacgcgcgacacgaccggcgacctcgcctccaactggacgcaggttgccaagctgaccgcggtggacgacgacgctaTTTATGCCCACGACCACTTCGGCTACAGcgtgtcgatcgacggcgacacggtggtgatcggggcgtatcaggacgacgacaagggatCCAACAGCGGGTCCGCGTACGTGTTTACGCGCGTCACGGCAGGCGACCTCGCCTCCCGCTGGACGCAGGTtgccaagctgaccgcgggggacgacggcgctggGGAAGACAACTTCGGCCGGAGCGTTTCGATTGACGGCGACACGGTGGTGATCGGGGCACAGTAtgacgacgacaagggaCCCGGCAGCGGgtccgcgtacgtgttcaGGCGCGACACGCCCGGTTACCTCGCCTCCGGCTGGGCGCAGGTTGCCAAGCTGACTGCGGATGACGGCGCTGGGGGTGACAACTTCGGCTTGAGCGTGTCGATTGACGGTGACACCATCGCGATCGGGGCGAttggggacgacgacaagggatCCGCCAGCGGGTCAGCGCACGTGTTCTCCGCATACTTTTTTCCTTGCGACGCGTCTTCACCCCCAGccaacggcgccgtcggcgactgcACCTCAGTGCTCGAGAGCGGGTCCACGTGCCAGCCCACGTGCGACCAGGGGTACGCCGTTTCCGGGCCCAGCGTGTGCGATGACGGCTATTTTTTGCCCGCGGTCTGTAACATGTTTCCGCAGCTCGCTAAGctgaccgcggacgacggcgcggcggatgaccGATTCGGCAACAGcgtgtcgatcgacggcgacacgatggTCATCGGGGCACAGCATGACGACGATAAGGGAGACAGGAGCGGgtccgcgtacgtgttcacCCGCGACACACCCTCCAACTGGGCGAAGGTtgccaagctgaccgcgggcgacggcgctgcgaGTGACTACTTCGGCAACAGCGTGTCGATCAATGGCGACACGATGGTCATCGGGGCACAGTAtgacgacgacaagggaGATAACAGCGGgtcggcgtacgtgttcacgcgcgacaaacccggcgacctcgcctccggctggacgcaggttgccaagctgaccgcggacgacggcgctgcgAGTGACAGGTTCGGCCGGAGcgtgtcgatcgacggcgacacggtgGTGATCGGGGCATCGCATGACCGATTCGGGTCCGCGACCATGGGGTCCGCGTACGTATTCACGCGCAACACGGCCGGCAACCTCGCCTCCGGCTGGACGCAGGTTAACAAGCTGACCGCGAGCGACCGCGCTAAGGATGACTGGTTCGGCTCCAGcgtgtcgatcgacggcgacacggtggtgatcggggcggatggggacgacgacgatggatcCAGCAGCGGgtcggcgtacgtgttcacgcgcgacacacccggcgacctcgcctcccgctggacgcaggttgccaagctgaccgcggacgacggcgctaATGGTGACTGGTTCGGCGGGAGCGTGTCGATCGACGGTGACACGGTGGTGATAGGGGCGCatggggacgacgacaagggaACCGACAGCGGgtccgcgtacgtgttcaGGCGCATCACGACCGGCGAACTCACCTCCGGCTGGACGCAGGTtgccaagctgaccgcggtggacgacggcgctgcgAGTGACTGGTTCGGCGGGAGCGTGTCGATTgacggcgacacgatggtgatcggggcgattggggacgacgacaagggaCCCGGCAGCGGgtccgcgtacgtgttcaGGCGCATCACGGCCGGTGACACCACCTCCGGCTGGACGCAGGTTGACAAGCTGACCGCGGTGAATGACGGTGCTGCCGATGACTGGTTCGGCGGGAGCGTGTCGATTgacggcgacacgatggtgatcggggcgattggggacgacgacaagggatTCCTCAGCGGgtccgcgtacgtgttcTCCAAATACGTTCCTCCTTGCGACGCGTCATCACCCCCAGCCAacggcaccgtcggcgacTGCACCTCAGAGCTCGCGAGCGGGTCCACGTGCCAGCCCACGTGCGACCAGGGATACGCCGTGTCCGGGCCCAGCGTGTGCGAGAACAGCGTCCTGTCGCCCGCGATCTGCATCCCTTTTTGcaacgcgtccacgcccccagccaacggcgccgtcggcaaCTGCACGGACCAGCTCTTGAGCGGCACCGCGTGTCAGCCCGCGTGCGACCCGGGGTATTTCGCACCCGAACCCAGCGTTTGCGATGACGGCATCCTCACGCCCGCGGTCTGCGTCAGGTACTGCgacgcatccgcgccgcccgccaacGGCGGAGTGGGCGACTGCGTGGAGTACCTGTCGAGCGGTACGACGTGCCAGCCCACGTGCGACGAGGGATACATCGTGTCCGGGAAGACgtcgtgcgacgccgcgggcacgctgacggcggcggactgCAGGGAGCTCAGCTGCTGCGAGCAAACGTTCGCTAAGTTCGGGTTTGGAGTGGCGTACAgctacggcgacgagctgtGA